In Ascochyta rabiei chromosome 11, complete sequence, the following are encoded in one genomic region:
- a CDS encoding RNA helicase, with translation MPGPLFKRFAPPVQATQKESSPPASSPAPVQERTIDKPLSPEAASPTKERKEKKRKKSDIAAPVAAPVQVQGHGEDVVMEDVPGEASQSSKRSKKRKSEVVERQDEEVSKKHKAVLSKFEKASKLAEARRDQGEADDDAHQPEEELHDLQPMPQPAPVPEPDFAPTFSTLPSWLAQPVTVEAAKTTPFAELGTQPYYIKKLEKLGFTNALAVQTALLPMLHNGFEQHLGDICVSAKTGSGKTMAYLLPIIEALKDQAAPMLSAVVVVPSRQLVNQALQVAEELCAGTKIKVGTALGNVPLATEQKELIKLRAQYNPNKAKQLHAQASRQLEIGNVERSGILEGLLSMPQDHIPCYDSGVDVLICTPGRLVEHIEHTTGFLLKSVRWLVIDEADQLLNQNFQGWASVLMNALHSDTPPEFMNVQERLRERENGSIWSVALPTRRQLTKIVLSATMEKDLTKLGTLKLRRPKLVVVQDESIEDQPLQSEENVFELPSTLDEYAAPVNDGANKPLHLLHALLSYVFTGIKPSANQNSTDSDSSDSDLSSEEDSETEGSISIASHISRVLIFTKSTESASRLSHLLSELEPSFRKYMKTMTRASTADAARKLLISFNTGDVKILIASDAASRGLDIPSITHVINYDMPTSITSYVHRVGRTARAGKPGQALTLFSKTEAAWFWKQIATGDNVRRGDKKVIRMDWKEKDVTGDGRKKAYRAALKQLEGAVKGSTDTAK, from the exons GCGCACCATAGACAAGCCGCTCTCTCCCGAAGCTGCCTCGCCTACGAAGGAgaggaaagagaagaaaaggaagAAAAGCGATATCGCAGCGCCAGTCGCAGCGCCAGTGCAAGTCCAGGGCCATGGCGAAGATGTTGTCATGGAGGACGTGCCTGGCGAAGCATCACAGTCGAGCAAGAGATCCAAGAAGCGGAAGAGCGAGGTAGTTGAAAGGCAAGATGAAGAGGTTTCCAAGAAGCACAAGGCTGTACTCTCCAAGTTCGAGAAAGCTTCAAAGCTGGCAGAAGCGCGCAGGGATCAAGGCGAGGCAGACGACGACGCCCATCAGCCAGAGGAGGAGCTTCACG ATTTACAGCCTATGCCCCAGCCTGCGCCAGTACCAGAGCCTGATTTTGCGCCGACCTTCTCGACCCTGCCCTCGTGGCTCGCCCAGCCCGTCACTGTCGAAGCCGCAAAGACAACACCTTTCGCCGAGCTTGGTAcacaaccttactatatCAAGAAGCTTGAGAAGCTAGGATTCACAAACGCTCTAGCTGTTCAGACTGCATTGCTGCCGATGCTGCACAATGGTTTCGAGCAGCATCTGGGTGACATTTGCGTGTCTGCGAAGACTGGATCAGGCAAGACGATGGCATATCTTCTGCCAATAATCGAGGCACTGAAAGACCAAGCAGCTCCAATGCTGTCCGCAGTCGTTGTGGTACCTAGTCGACAGCTAGTGAACCAGGCTCTGCAGGTCGCTGAGGAGCTGTGCGCAGGCACCAAGATCAAAGTAGGAACAGCGCTTGGCAACGTGCCTCTGGCTACTGAGCAGAAAGAGCTGATCAAGTTGAGGGCTCAATATAACCCGAACAAGGCGAAACAGCTGCATGCGCAGGCTTCCCGTCAATTGGAGATTGGAAATGTCGAAAGAAGCGGCATACTCGAGGGTCTGCTGAGCATGCCGCAAGATCATATCCCTTGCTACGATTCTGGCGTGGATGTCCTTATCTGTACCCCGGGACGACTCGTAGAGCACATCGAACACACAACTGGCTTCCTCCTGAAATCCGTACGCTGGCTTGTTATCGATGAAGCGGACCAACTGCTGAACCAGAACTTTCAAGGATGGGCAAGCGTGTTGATGAATGCACTGCACAGCGATACACCGCCAGAGTTTATGAACGTCCAGGAACGTCTCAGAGAGCGTGAAAATGGCTCGATCTGGTCTGTTGCCCTACCTACTCGCAGGCAACTCACCAAAATTGTCCTGAGCGCTACTATGGAGAAAGATCTGACCAAGCTCGGTACCCTGAAGCTAAGACGTCCAAAGCTTGTAGTCGTCCAAGACGAAAGCATAGAGGACCAGCCACTTCAGAGCGAGGAGAATGTGTTCGAACTCCCTTCGACACTCGACGAGTATGCAGCTCCTGTCAACGACGGTGCGAACAAGCCCTTGCACTTGCTGCATGCTCTGCTCAGCTACGTGTTCACTGGGATCAAACCCTCTGCCAATCAAAATTCTACAGACTCTGACTCCTCGGATTCCGACTTGTCTTCCGAGGAAGATTCCGAGACGGAAGGAAGCATTTCGATTGCGAGCCACATCAGCCGAGTCTTGATCTTTACGAAAAGCACTGAGAGCGCATCACGTCTATCACATCTTCTATCTGAGCTGGAGCCGTCTTTCCGGAAGTACATGAAGACTATGACTCGCGCATCCACGGCTGATGCTGCTCGCAAGCTCCTGATCTCCTTCAATACTGGGGATGTCAAGATACTGATCGCATCTGATGCAGCCTCTCGAGGACTTGACATACCAAGCATCACGCACGTCATCAACTATGACATGCCGACAAGCATTACCAGCTATGTGCACCGCGTAGGGCGAACAGCGCGTGCAGGCAAGCCCGGTCAGGCTCTGACGCTATTCTCGAAAACCGAAGCTGCGTGGTTCTGGAAGCAGATCGCCACAGGTGACAACGTTAGGAGAGGTGACAAGAAGGTCATACGTATGGACTGGAAGGAGAAAGATGTCACAGGCGACGGCAGGAAAAAGGCTTATCGCGCCGCTCTGAAGCAGCTCGAGGGCGCTGTGAAGGGCAGTACGGATACAGCCAAGTAG
- a CDS encoding Aspergillopepsin I codes for MPSFTYLTAVLALTSAVAATPLQKRDTFSVEQVKHKLQLKNGPAQIAKALRKHNKAVPAHIQSAADARANTASAVISGSEPANPNSDYDESYLSPVTVGTTNVNLDFDTGSSDLWVFSSLQASSQLSGHDYYKVDPSKLKSGYSWKISYGDGSGASGKVYADTVTVAGVTATSQAVEAASSVSTEFAQDVDTDGLLGLAFSSLNRVTPVAQKTFFDTVKSSLAKELFAVNLKYHAAGTYDFGFIDTAKYTGPITYVNVDNSQGFWGFTASGYSVGSGATVRSSIDGIVDTGTTLIVIDSGIVDAYYAKVSSATFDNSQGGYVFPCSTVLPNFSIIVGGVAQVVPGKFINYAPISSGSETCFGGIQSNDGLDTNIFGDIFLKSKYVVHDVSTGTPRLGFAQQAGVSA; via the exons ATGCCTTCCTTCACCTACCTCACCGCGGTTCTCGCCCTGACCAGCGCAGTGGCTGCCACTCCCCTCCAGAAGCGCGACACCTTCTCTGTTGAGCAGGTCAAGCACAAGCTCCAGCTGAAGAACGGTCCCGCTCAGATCGCAAAGGCTCTGCGCAAACACAACAAAGCCGTTCCTGCGCACATCCAGTCTGCTGCTGATGCTCGTGCCAAC ACCGCCTCTGCTGTCATAAGTGGCTCAGAGCCCGCCAACCCCAACAGCGACTACGACGAGTCCTACCTCAGCCCGGTCACCGTTGGAACCACCAATGTCAACCTTGACTTTGACACTGGATCTTCTGATCT CTGGGTCTTCTCGTCCCTGCAGGCCTCTTCACAGCTTTCGGGTCACGACTACTACAAGGTCGATCCCTCCAAGCTCAAGAGCGGCTACTCATGGAAAATCAGCTACGGTGACGG TTCCGGAGCGTCTGGTAAGGTCTACGCTGATACGGTCACCGTTGCCGGCGTCACAGCCACCTCCCAGGCTGTAGAGGCTGCTTCATCTGTCTCCACAGAATTCGCCCAGGACGTGGACACCGACGGTCTCCTCGGTCTCGCTTTCAGCAGCCTCAACAGGGTCACGCCCGTTGCTCAGAAGACCTTCTTCGACACGGTCAAGTCTTCGCTCGCCAAGGAGCTGTTCGCTGTGAACCTCAAGTACCATGCCGCCGGTACCTACGACTTCGGTTTCATCGACACGGCCAAGTACACCGGTCCCATCACGTACGTCAACGTCGACAACAGCCAAGGTTTCTGGGGCTTCACCGCATCCGGCTACTCGGTCGGCTCCGGCGCAACCGTTAGGTCCAGCATCGACGGCATTGTCGACACTGGCACAACCCTGATCGTGATTGACTCGGGCATCGTGGATGCGTACTACGCCAAGGTCAGCAGCGCCACGTTTGACAACAGCCAGGGCGGTTACGTGTTCCCTTGCTCGACCGTTCTGCCCAACTTCTCCATCATCGTCGGTGGCGTCGCCCAGGTTGTGCCCGGAAAGTTCATCAACTACGCCCCCATCTCTTCGGGCTCCGAGACTTGCTTCGGTGGCATCCAGTCCAACGACGGTCTCGACACGAACATCTTCGGCGACATCTTCCTCAAGAGCAAGTACGTTGTCCACGACGTCTCCACGGGCACTCCCCGCCTCGGTTTCGCGCAGCAGGCTGGTGTATCCGCCTAA